The Bacteroidota bacterium genome window below encodes:
- a CDS encoding biopolymer transporter ExbD — MKIRRRHREGTEVSTDSLNDIMFFLLIFFLIVSTLANPSVIKINLPNSKANQTIETKPIALVVTKDLQYYLNNKQVDVMNLESELVAAISLMKEPTVILKVDNGLTVQDLVNVMQIGAKLKVKMVLGTKPPNAG, encoded by the coding sequence ATGAAAATAAGAAGGAGACACAGAGAAGGAACGGAGGTGAGCACGGACTCGCTCAACGACATCATGTTTTTCCTTCTGATATTTTTTCTCATCGTGTCAACGCTCGCGAATCCCAGCGTGATAAAAATAAACCTTCCGAACTCAAAAGCCAATCAAACGATTGAAACGAAACCCATCGCGCTGGTGGTGACAAAAGATTTGCAATACTATTTGAACAACAAGCAAGTGGATGTGATGAATCTTGAAAGCGAACTGGTTGCGGCTATCAGCCTGATGAAAGAACCTACCGTAATTCTGAAAGTGGATAACGGACTCACCGTTCAGGATTTGGTGAACGTAATGCAGATAGGAGCGAAACTGAAAGTGAAAATGGTTCTCGGAACAAAACCGCCTAACGCTGGCTGA
- the recJ gene encoding single-stranded-DNA-specific exonuclease RecJ yields MIKRWKIKESVPAEIAERLVKEVKVSPVVANLLYQREVTTYDEAKLFFRPQLEHLHNPFLMKGMDKAIARIEKAISSEEKILIYGDYDVDGTTSVALVYSFLKTLYNNLDYYIPDRYKEGYGISTAGIDFAKENNFSLIIALDCGIKAVDKVAYANEKGIDFIICDHHLPGETIPNAVAVLDPKRKDCNYPYKELSGCGIGFKLVQAFAQKNNIAIENLESYLDLVVISISADIVPITGENRILAYYGLKRLNSSPREGIRAMLELTNMKKELTITDIVFVIGPRINAAGRMESGKKAVELLIAPSAEIAIESGNYLNKNNSDRRDLDIYTTQQALAMISESPTLKQRKSTVLFDPNWHKGVIGIVASRLTETYYRPTVMLTQSNGIVSGSARSVKDYDLYEALSACSDLLEQFGGHKFAAGLTLKPENVEAFKKKFEEVVSSTITDEMLIPEIEIDSKLNFSDITPSFFNIIKQFAPFGPVNMNPIFLTENVSDKGYANIVGSNHLKMDLIQKGETIKFPAIGFGLGEQYEFVAKKNSFNVCYHINEQQWDGKTYLQLNVKDLKK; encoded by the coding sequence GTGATCAAACGATGGAAAATAAAAGAATCTGTCCCTGCAGAAATTGCCGAGCGCCTTGTAAAAGAGGTGAAGGTAAGCCCTGTCGTTGCTAATCTTCTTTATCAGAGAGAGGTTACTACGTATGACGAAGCAAAATTATTTTTCCGTCCGCAATTAGAGCATTTGCACAATCCATTTTTGATGAAGGGCATGGACAAAGCAATTGCCAGAATTGAAAAAGCAATTTCATCGGAAGAAAAAATTCTGATTTACGGAGACTATGATGTAGATGGAACAACTTCTGTTGCACTGGTTTATTCTTTCCTGAAAACTCTTTACAACAATCTTGACTATTATATTCCCGACAGGTATAAAGAAGGATATGGAATTTCCACAGCAGGAATTGATTTCGCAAAGGAAAATAATTTTTCACTCATCATCGCTCTTGACTGCGGGATAAAAGCAGTTGATAAAGTTGCTTATGCGAATGAAAAGGGAATTGATTTTATTATTTGCGACCATCACTTGCCTGGAGAAACAATTCCAAACGCAGTTGCCGTTCTAGACCCGAAAAGAAAAGACTGCAATTATCCTTACAAAGAACTTTCCGGCTGCGGGATTGGCTTTAAACTTGTGCAGGCATTCGCCCAGAAAAATAATATTGCAATTGAAAATCTTGAATCGTATTTGGATTTGGTTGTCATCAGCATTTCGGCAGACATTGTTCCCATCACCGGGGAAAACAGAATTCTTGCTTACTACGGATTGAAACGTCTGAATAGTTCTCCCCGCGAAGGTATTCGAGCCATGCTTGAACTGACGAACATGAAAAAGGAACTTACAATTACGGATATTGTTTTTGTAATTGGTCCGCGGATAAATGCTGCCGGAAGAATGGAGAGTGGAAAAAAAGCGGTTGAGCTTTTAATTGCTCCATCTGCAGAAATTGCAATTGAATCAGGAAATTATCTGAACAAAAATAATTCTGACCGCAGAGATCTTGACATTTACACTACGCAGCAGGCGCTGGCGATGATTTCCGAAAGTCCTACGCTTAAGCAGAGAAAATCTACTGTACTGTTTGATCCGAACTGGCACAAGGGCGTGATTGGAATTGTTGCTTCACGATTGACGGAAACATATTATCGCCCGACAGTTATGCTCACACAGTCAAACGGAATTGTTTCGGGCTCTGCGCGCTCGGTGAAAGATTATGATTTGTACGAAGCGCTCAGTGCTTGCAGCGACTTACTGGAACAATTTGGCGGTCATAAATTTGCAGCAGGGCTCACACTAAAACCTGAAAATGTAGAAGCGTTCAAGAAAAAATTTGAAGAAGTCGTCTCTTCTACAATTACCGATGAAATGCTTATTCCTGAAATAGAAATTGACTCAAAGTTAAATTTTAGCGACATCACTCCTTCTTTCTTCAACATCATAAAACAATTCGCTCCATTCGGTCCCGTGAATATGAATCCGATTTTTTTAACTGAAAATGTTTCAGATAAAGGTTATGCGAACATTGTCGGCTCAAACCATTTGAAAATGGATTTGATACAAAAAGGAGAAACGATAAAATTTCCCGCGATTGGATTTGGATTAGGGGAGCAGTATGAATTTGTGGCGAAAAAAAATTCCTTCAACGTCTGCTATCACATCAACGAACAGCAATGGGATGGAAAAACGTATTTGCAGCTGAATGTGAAGGATTTGAAGAAGTAA
- the ruvB gene encoding Holliday junction branch migration DNA helicase RuvB, producing the protein MNPNLNPSDENLSAVEKEIEKTLRPAGFDDFTGQEKVVENLKIFVKAAKQRSESLDHVLLHGPPGLGKTTLSYIIANELGVQVRVTSGPVLEKPGDLAGLLTNLEPNDVLFIDEIHRLNTTVEEYLYSAMEDYRIDIMLDSGPNARSVQIKLNPFTLVGATTRAGLLTSPLRSRFSINLRLDYYDSALIKKIILRSANLLNIGIDDKASEEISRRSRGTPRIANALLRRVRDFAQIKGDGKIDLKIADYALNALNVDKYGLDEMDNKILSTIIEKFQGGPVGITTIATAVGEESGTIEEVYEPFLIQEGYLKRTPRGREATELAYKHLGKTPNAKTGNLF; encoded by the coding sequence ATGAATCCGAATTTAAATCCATCTGACGAAAATCTTTCCGCAGTAGAAAAGGAAATTGAAAAGACACTTCGCCCAGCGGGGTTTGATGATTTTACAGGACAGGAAAAAGTAGTTGAGAACCTGAAAATATTTGTCAAAGCGGCAAAACAACGAAGCGAATCGCTTGACCATGTTTTGCTTCATGGTCCTCCAGGATTAGGAAAAACAACTTTGTCATATATAATTGCAAATGAACTGGGAGTTCAGGTGCGCGTCACTTCTGGTCCAGTGCTCGAAAAACCGGGCGACCTTGCAGGACTCCTCACCAACTTGGAACCCAACGATGTTTTATTCATAGACGAAATTCACCGCCTCAACACAACGGTGGAAGAATATTTGTATTCCGCTATGGAGGATTACCGCATTGATATTATGCTCGACAGCGGACCCAACGCAAGAAGCGTTCAGATAAAATTAAATCCATTCACATTAGTTGGAGCAACAACTCGCGCGGGCTTACTCACCTCACCGCTTCGCTCACGCTTCAGCATTAATCTGCGTTTGGATTATTACGATTCAGCGCTCATCAAAAAAATAATTCTGCGCTCGGCAAATCTTCTCAACATCGGCATTGATGATAAAGCGTCAGAAGAAATTTCCCGCAGAAGCCGCGGCACACCGAGAATTGCAAACGCATTGCTCAGGCGCGTGCGCGACTTCGCACAAATAAAAGGCGATGGAAAAATTGATCTCAAGATTGCCGATTACGCACTCAACGCGCTCAATGTGGACAAGTACGGGCTCGATGAAATGGATAATAAAATTCTCAGCACCATCATTGAAAAATTTCAGGGCGGCCCTGTTGGAATTACTACGATTGCCACTGCCGTTGGAGAAGAATCCGGCACCATTGAAGAAGTGTACGAGCCGTTTTTAATTCAGGAAGGTTATCTCAAACGCACTCCCCGCGGGCGCGAAGCAACCGAACTTGCCTACAAGCATCTCGGAAAAACTCCGAATGCAAAGACAGGAAATTTATTTTAG
- a CDS encoding MotA/TolQ/ExbB proton channel family protein — protein MLNSILLQIVTAPTDSASAAVNTVVNAMPALTQPKEDTLSLFELLMKGGPMMIPIAILFLLSIYIFIERFLAVSRTPKADSNFINNIKDMLASGNVDAAKTLCMHTKGPQAAMVAKGIYRIGKPIKEIDEAMQGVGQQELYRMEKNTSILSIVGKVAPMIGFIGTIIGVIYIFYEISLSKTVEIDVISKGLYQKMVSSGSGLTVGILAFIFYYIIQMMVDKRVNTMEKTSAEFLDILQEPNK, from the coding sequence ATGCTTAATTCAATCCTCCTCCAAATAGTAACTGCTCCAACAGATTCAGCAAGTGCTGCTGTAAACACAGTTGTGAACGCAATGCCTGCTCTCACTCAGCCGAAAGAAGACACTCTTTCACTTTTTGAACTGCTGATGAAAGGCGGGCCGATGATGATCCCCATCGCGATTCTTTTTCTGCTTTCGATTTATATTTTCATAGAACGCTTTCTGGCTGTTTCGCGTACTCCAAAAGCAGATTCAAATTTCATCAACAACATCAAAGACATGCTCGCAAGCGGAAACGTAGACGCGGCAAAAACTTTGTGCATGCACACCAAAGGCCCACAGGCGGCAATGGTGGCAAAAGGAATTTATCGCATTGGCAAACCCATTAAAGAAATTGATGAGGCGATGCAAGGTGTAGGACAGCAGGAGCTTTACCGAATGGAAAAAAACACTTCCATTCTCAGTATTGTCGGAAAAGTTGCGCCCATGATCGGATTCATCGGAACCATTATAGGAGTAATTTATATTTTTTATGAAATCTCTTTATCGAAAACAGTGGAGATAGATGTAATCTCGAAAGGACTTTATCAAAAGATGGTGAGCAGCGGCTCTGGACTGACGGTCGGAATCTTAGCTTTCATATTTTATTACATCATTCAGATGATGGTGGATAAACGCGTGAATACAATGGAAAAAACTTCGGCAGAGTTTCTCGACATTTTACAGGAACCGAATAAATAA